One genomic region from Myxococcales bacterium encodes:
- a CDS encoding TfoX/Sxy family protein: MSPKELSARLEAAAARLSGVEKKRMPGGYALFVAGKIFANVTVEGRIGVKLTVPWCFEDLAAMPGAAPWALGKKVMEHWVLLPEALAADDVTLREWVERAFSCVTDKLPSRRADVPPPTARSSVPLPPPTLNGTRTKSNPVREASIPPPIRRPSVPIREGLPPVPSRPAVRRDERETPALPPVARSSKPLVTPPPPSGGFDLSSYAPPPPSSVGIRVVPRDAKSPYEETLVGVPAPPSSSTPLPDAPSTPPRPKRGS, translated from the coding sequence GTGTCGCCCAAGGAGCTGAGCGCGAGACTCGAGGCAGCGGCAGCGAGGCTGTCGGGCGTCGAGAAGAAGCGAATGCCCGGCGGCTACGCGTTGTTCGTCGCCGGGAAGATCTTCGCCAACGTGACCGTCGAGGGCCGCATCGGCGTGAAGCTCACGGTGCCGTGGTGCTTCGAGGATCTCGCCGCCATGCCTGGGGCCGCACCGTGGGCCCTCGGTAAGAAGGTCATGGAGCACTGGGTGCTTCTGCCGGAGGCGCTCGCCGCCGACGACGTCACGTTGCGCGAGTGGGTGGAGCGCGCGTTCTCGTGCGTGACCGACAAGCTGCCAAGCCGGCGCGCCGACGTCCCCCCGCCTACGGCGCGCTCAAGTGTTCCGCTGCCACCACCAACACTCAACGGGACGCGCACCAAGTCGAACCCCGTGAGGGAAGCCTCGATCCCTCCGCCCATTCGCCGACCTTCCGTCCCTATCCGCGAAGGCCTCCCGCCCGTTCCGTCGCGCCCCGCGGTGCGCCGCGACGAGCGCGAGACGCCGGCCTTGCCACCGGTCGCGCGCTCCTCGAAGCCGCTGGTGACGCCGCCGCCGCCGTCGGGCGGGTTTGACCTCTCGAGCTACGCGCCGCCGCCCCCTTCGTCGGTGGGGATTCGCGTCGTTCCGCGCGATGCCAAGTCTCCCTACGAGGAGACGCTCGTCGGCGTCCCGGCGCCGCCGTCGTCCTCGACGCCGCTGCCCGACGCGCCGTCGACGCCGCCCCGACCCAAGCGGGGCTCCTAG
- a CDS encoding DUF1015 domain-containing protein, which yields MAEIAPLTALRYDLSRVDLGRVVAPPYDVIDAPQRASLEERDPHNIVRLILPSGDGDAKYANAAGIFESWRKDGTLVRDDVPAFLRYDQTFLPPGAPSGAAPITRRGFFALVRLSPFSERVILPHERTLSGPKEDRLKLFRATRTNLSPGFMLYRDADDALAPALAEAEPLAEFSTDDGVRHVVSKVRKPEAMRAIVRKIADSSLLIADGHHRYETALRYSSEVDAAVPNASARGRHRYFMAFLANGDDPNLVVFPTHRHLHSLASFDWDGALRGARELFDVRPLADGADAPALLASLADAGKGAPSLVVCASDGRAALLTLRGDVDLAKHATLAELHAELRRTDVALLHSGLLEAVLGVTKEAQAQKTNLYYPQDAPRALAELRGGKGQALFLMNATPVRDVRRVAEAGEVMPQKSTFFFPKIATGVAIHTLEHDVDVASA from the coding sequence ATGGCCGAGATCGCTCCGCTCACAGCCCTTCGCTACGATCTTTCGCGTGTCGACCTGGGTCGCGTCGTGGCCCCACCGTACGACGTCATCGACGCACCTCAGCGCGCGTCGCTTGAAGAGCGCGACCCGCACAACATCGTGCGACTGATTCTTCCCTCCGGCGACGGCGACGCGAAATACGCAAACGCGGCTGGCATCTTCGAGAGCTGGCGCAAAGACGGAACCCTCGTCCGCGACGACGTGCCGGCCTTCCTGCGCTACGACCAAACCTTCCTTCCGCCGGGCGCGCCGAGCGGCGCGGCCCCCATCACCCGTCGGGGGTTCTTTGCGCTCGTCCGACTGAGCCCGTTCTCCGAGCGCGTCATCCTTCCGCACGAGCGCACGTTGTCGGGCCCCAAGGAAGATCGCCTCAAGCTCTTCCGTGCGACGCGTACGAACCTGAGCCCCGGCTTCATGCTGTACCGCGATGCTGACGACGCGCTCGCGCCGGCGCTTGCCGAGGCCGAACCGTTGGCGGAGTTCTCGACCGACGATGGCGTGCGCCACGTGGTCTCGAAGGTCCGGAAGCCCGAAGCGATGCGCGCCATCGTGCGCAAGATCGCCGACTCGTCGCTGCTCATCGCCGACGGACACCATCGCTACGAGACGGCCCTGCGCTATTCCAGCGAGGTCGACGCGGCGGTGCCGAACGCGTCGGCGCGGGGGCGGCATCGCTACTTCATGGCCTTCTTGGCCAACGGCGACGACCCGAACCTCGTGGTGTTTCCGACGCACCGACACCTGCACTCGCTCGCGAGCTTCGACTGGGACGGGGCACTCAGGGGCGCGCGTGAGCTCTTCGACGTAAGGCCGCTCGCCGATGGCGCCGACGCGCCAGCGCTCCTCGCGTCGCTGGCCGACGCTGGAAAGGGCGCACCCTCGCTCGTGGTGTGCGCTTCCGATGGCCGAGCCGCGCTCCTCACGCTCCGCGGCGACGTCGACCTCGCGAAACACGCGACGCTGGCGGAGCTTCACGCGGAGCTCCGTCGGACCGACGTAGCGCTCCTTCACTCGGGTCTGCTCGAAGCGGTCCTCGGCGTGACGAAAGAGGCTCAGGCGCAGAAGACGAACCTCTACTACCCGCAGGACGCGCCGCGCGCGCTCGCGGAGCTTCGCGGAGGCAAGGGCCAGGCGCTCTTTCTGATGAACGCGACGCCCGTCCGCGACGTTCGGCGCGTCGCCGAGGCCGGCGAGGTCATGCCGCAGAAGTCGACCTTCTTCTTCCCGAAGATCGCGACCGGCGTCGCCATTCACACGCTCGAACACGACGTCGACGTCGCGAGCGCGTGA
- the purD gene encoding phosphoribosylamine--glycine ligase, with protein sequence MNSAQGRAPGHRERRKALIVGGGAREHAIARALVAGGAEVVAAPGNPGLAALGRVIAAPVDDTAAVTELARSLDVDLVVVGPELPLTKGLADALRAASIPVFGPGRAAARLEGSKSFMKDFLSRHQIPTAAYRVFDDPAEALDYVRREARPLVVKADGLAAGKGVVVAGDAEEAARAIDDMMVKRVFGDSGARVVVEELLPGEEVSFHVVCSASEGRVASVALAPSQDHKRIFDGDRGPNTGGMGAYAPAPLVDREVEERIVLTIVEPTLRGLLEDGLDYRGVLFVGLMIERGIPRVLEFNVRFGDPETTCILPLFGGDLWDLFMATAKGDTERLATMPLAPEHQRAALSVVLAAEGYPASPRIGDAISGLGEDEPDCLVSHAGTRREGEALVTAGGRVLAVTGLGASLKEARDVAYRMADRIDFRGKQLRRDIGFRALR encoded by the coding sequence ATGAACTCTGCACAGGGACGGGCCCCAGGGCACCGCGAGCGGCGAAAGGCCTTGATCGTGGGCGGGGGCGCGAGGGAGCACGCCATCGCCCGCGCCCTTGTGGCCGGCGGCGCCGAGGTCGTGGCCGCACCGGGAAACCCAGGCCTCGCGGCGTTGGGCCGCGTCATCGCGGCGCCCGTCGACGATACGGCCGCGGTGACGGAGCTCGCCCGTTCGCTGGATGTCGACCTCGTCGTCGTGGGGCCGGAGCTTCCGCTAACGAAGGGGCTGGCTGACGCGCTGCGCGCTGCGTCGATCCCGGTCTTCGGCCCCGGCCGCGCGGCGGCTCGTCTCGAAGGCTCGAAGTCCTTCATGAAGGACTTCTTGTCGCGCCACCAAATCCCCACGGCCGCGTACCGCGTCTTCGACGACCCCGCCGAAGCGCTGGACTACGTGCGCCGCGAAGCTCGACCGCTCGTGGTGAAGGCCGACGGCCTCGCCGCTGGCAAGGGCGTTGTGGTCGCCGGTGACGCGGAAGAGGCCGCTCGCGCCATAGACGACATGATGGTCAAGCGCGTCTTTGGCGATAGCGGTGCGCGCGTCGTCGTGGAGGAGCTTCTCCCCGGCGAAGAGGTGAGCTTCCACGTCGTCTGCTCCGCTTCTGAAGGACGTGTGGCGAGCGTCGCCCTCGCGCCCTCGCAAGATCACAAGCGCATCTTCGACGGCGATCGTGGACCCAACACCGGCGGCATGGGCGCGTACGCTCCCGCGCCGCTCGTGGACCGTGAGGTCGAAGAGCGCATCGTGCTCACGATCGTCGAGCCCACGCTGCGCGGTCTCCTTGAAGACGGGCTCGACTACCGCGGTGTCTTGTTCGTAGGGCTCATGATCGAGCGCGGCATTCCCCGCGTTCTGGAGTTCAACGTCCGCTTCGGCGACCCGGAAACGACGTGCATCTTGCCCCTCTTTGGCGGCGATCTGTGGGACCTGTTCATGGCCACCGCCAAAGGCGACACCGAGCGGCTCGCGACGATGCCGCTCGCACCGGAGCACCAGCGGGCCGCGCTCTCCGTCGTGCTAGCGGCGGAGGGGTATCCGGCATCGCCACGGATCGGCGACGCCATCTCGGGGCTCGGCGAGGACGAGCCGGACTGCCTCGTCTCTCACGCGGGGACGCGTCGCGAAGGCGAAGCGCTCGTGACCGCCGGGGGCCGCGTGCTCGCGGTGACAGGGCTCGGCGCCTCCCTCAAAGAGGCGCGTGACGTCGCCTATCGGATGGCCGACCGCATCGACTTTCGCGGCAAGCAGCTGCGGCGCGACATTGGCTTTCGAGCCCTTCGCTAG